A genome region from Trueperaceae bacterium includes the following:
- a CDS encoding response regulator yields MRHGGQRSGNILLVEDNDDDVFLTLRALRRIGVDAQVIVARDGVEAVERLTPDGGGANGVPNVILLDLKLPRMNGVEVLGWLRSHEATRNIPV; encoded by the coding sequence GTGAGGCACGGCGGGCAGCGCAGCGGCAATATCCTCCTCGTGGAGGACAACGATGACGACGTGTTCCTGACCCTTCGCGCCCTGCGGAGGATCGGCGTCGACGCCCAGGTGATCGTCGCGCGCGACGGCGTCGAGGCGGTGGAGCGACTTACGCCGGATGGCGGCGGCGCCAACGGAGTGCCGAACGTGATACTGCTCGACCTGAAACTTCCTCGGATGAACGGCGTCGAGGTCCTCGGCTGGCTGCGAAGTCACGAAGCCACCCGCAACATTCCGGTG
- the sufC gene encoding Fe-S cluster assembly ATPase SufC, whose product MSENKLEIRDLHARIVGGEKILHGVDLVVPKGEVHALMGPNGSGKSTLAKLIAGDPAYEVTQGDVLVDGQSVLEMEPDERARAGLYLAFQYPVEVPGVSIANFLRLALNARREDDDEIGVMEFYNKLQSAVKALDWDDSIIERNLHEGFSGGEKKRSEILQLLVLEPRYAILDETDSGLDVDALKVVSQGVNAARGPDFGALVITHYQRLLNYIVPDRVHVMVAGKIVTSGDKELAKELDVKGYDWVREQVAV is encoded by the coding sequence ATGAGTGAGAACAAACTGGAAATTCGCGACCTGCACGCCCGCATCGTGGGCGGCGAGAAGATACTCCACGGAGTCGACCTGGTCGTGCCGAAGGGTGAAGTGCACGCACTCATGGGTCCGAACGGATCGGGCAAGTCGACTCTGGCCAAGCTCATAGCGGGCGACCCGGCCTACGAGGTGACCCAGGGTGACGTGCTCGTCGACGGTCAGAGCGTCCTCGAGATGGAGCCTGACGAGCGGGCCAGAGCCGGCCTCTACCTCGCGTTCCAGTACCCGGTCGAAGTGCCCGGGGTGTCGATCGCGAACTTCCTCCGTCTCGCCCTCAACGCGCGGCGCGAAGATGACGACGAGATCGGCGTGATGGAGTTCTACAACAAACTCCAGAGCGCGGTGAAGGCGCTCGACTGGGACGACTCGATCATCGAGCGCAACCTGCACGAGGGCTTCTCGGGCGGCGAGAAGAAGCGCTCCGAGATCCTCCAGCTCCTGGTGCTCGAGCCCCGCTACGCGATCCTCGACGAGACCGATTCCGGTCTCGACGTCGATGCGCTCAAGGTCGTGTCCCAGGGGGTGAACGCGGCCCGCGGTCCCGACTTCGGCGCCCTCGTGATCACCCACTACCAGCGGCTGCTCAACTACATCGTCCCCGACCGCGTGCACGTGATGGTCGCAGGCAAGATCGTCACCTCCGGTGACAAGGAGCTCGCCAAGGAGCTCGACGTCAAGGGTTACGACTGGGTTCGCGAGCAGGTGGCCGTCTAG
- the sufB gene encoding Fe-S cluster assembly protein SufB — protein sequence MAEMPLEHPDAGKLEGMQHEQQYDFRLPENYFFRSEKGLNKRVIEKISYYKNEPQFMLDFRLKALEIAEKKGRPKWGPDLSRLNFDDIYFYIRPQDRKGSNDWNDVPEEVRETYRKLGIPEAEQKALAGVGAQYESEMVYHSLKEEWEKKGVIFLDTDTGLQQHPELFKEYFATVVPPEDNYFAAVNSAVWSGGSFVYVPEGVEVEVPLQAYFLINAQSMGQFERTLIIGAPGSKFHYIEGCTAPTYNSDSFHSGVIEIICQESSSVRYSTIQNWSHNVYNLVTQRALVHEHASMGWLDGNLGSKTTMKYPSCFLVGEGAHGEVLSIAFAGDGQHQDAGAKMIHAAPRTTSSIVSKSISKGSGRSSYRGLVQIHEGAEYARSNVECDALLLDETAKTDTYPYIEINEKTAHIGHEATVSKLNDEQIFYLMSRGLPEDEAMALIVRGFLEPVAKELPLEYAVELNRLIELEMEGSVG from the coding sequence ATGGCAGAGATGCCGCTTGAACACCCCGATGCCGGCAAGCTCGAGGGGATGCAGCACGAGCAGCAGTACGACTTCCGACTGCCCGAGAACTACTTCTTCAGGTCCGAGAAGGGCCTGAACAAGCGGGTCATCGAGAAGATCAGCTACTACAAGAATGAGCCGCAGTTCATGCTGGATTTCCGGCTCAAGGCGCTCGAGATCGCCGAGAAGAAGGGCCGCCCCAAGTGGGGACCCGACCTCTCGAGGCTGAACTTCGACGACATCTACTTCTACATCCGCCCTCAGGACCGCAAGGGCAGCAACGACTGGAACGACGTGCCCGAAGAGGTCCGTGAGACCTACCGCAAGCTGGGCATCCCCGAGGCCGAGCAGAAGGCGCTGGCAGGAGTCGGCGCCCAGTACGAGTCGGAGATGGTCTACCACAGCCTCAAGGAGGAGTGGGAGAAGAAGGGCGTCATCTTCCTCGACACCGACACCGGGCTGCAACAGCACCCGGAACTGTTCAAGGAGTACTTCGCGACGGTGGTGCCCCCCGAGGACAACTACTTCGCCGCGGTGAACTCGGCGGTCTGGTCTGGCGGCTCGTTCGTCTACGTTCCCGAAGGCGTCGAGGTGGAGGTTCCTCTGCAGGCCTACTTCCTCATCAACGCCCAGAGCATGGGCCAGTTCGAGCGCACCCTCATCATCGGCGCTCCCGGTTCGAAGTTCCACTACATCGAGGGCTGCACCGCACCCACCTACAACTCCGATTCTTTCCACTCCGGAGTGATCGAGATAATCTGTCAGGAGAGCTCGTCGGTGCGTTACTCGACCATCCAGAACTGGTCGCACAACGTCTACAATCTCGTTACCCAGCGGGCGCTCGTGCATGAGCACGCCTCGATGGGTTGGCTCGACGGCAACCTGGGGTCGAAGACCACGATGAAGTACCCCAGCTGCTTCCTCGTCGGTGAAGGGGCCCACGGCGAGGTGCTCTCGATCGCCTTCGCCGGTGACGGTCAGCATCAGGACGCCGGGGCCAAGATGATCCACGCCGCGCCACGGACCACATCGTCGATCGTCTCCAAGTCGATCTCCAAGGGCAGCGGCCGCTCCAGCTACCGGGGCCTTGTGCAGATCCACGAGGGGGCCGAGTACGCGCGCTCGAACGTCGAATGCGACGCACTGCTGCTCGACGAGACCGCGAAGACCGACACCTATCCCTATATCGAGATCAACGAGAAGACGGCGCACATCGGCCACGAGGCCACGGTCAGCAAACTCAACGACGAGCAGATCTTCTACCTGATGTCGCGGGGTCTGCCCGAGGACGAGGCGATGGCCCTCATAGTTCGGGGCTTCCTCGAACCGGTGGCCAAGGAGCTACCGCTCGAGTACGCCGTCGAACTGAATCGCCTCATCGAGCTCGAGATGGAAGGGAGCGTAGGATAG
- the sufD gene encoding Fe-S cluster assembly protein SufD, translated as MATLVDNTPLSDAALEALIQKYDEPQWLAQERRAALRSFEQTPFPTRRDEEWRYSQLDRFSLEGLSIVEGARDREVSERIRMRMTDSDAEGILVHKGGEVIHRDSKISEKGVIFTDLRSALREHEDLVREHLYSAVNAGQSKYTALNSAFWENGTFVYVPSGVEVALPLGAFTTADSGGLVNGRTLVVVGSNAKVTYLDEYTSEPIGERHFYNGATEIILEGGAKLRYVALQNWSRDVVHMNRIRAHLARDSRLESLSVSLGANTARAEVESRLEGPGADSEMLGLYFADKGQHFNQYTLQHHASHHARSDLLFKGALRDASTAVYSGVIRVDEGAQKTDAYQTNRNLLLDRDSEAVSIPQLEIGANDVRCSHGSTTGPVPEDQRFYLMSRGLPPELAEHVLVTGFLYEVMSRVTLPKVAQYVERVVQAKLGVPGVKEKL; from the coding sequence ATGGCAACACTCGTAGACAACACCCCCCTGTCGGACGCTGCCCTCGAGGCGCTGATACAGAAGTACGACGAGCCGCAGTGGCTGGCGCAGGAACGCCGGGCCGCCCTGCGTTCGTTCGAGCAGACTCCCTTCCCGACCAGGAGGGATGAGGAGTGGCGCTACAGCCAACTCGACCGCTTCTCTCTCGAAGGACTCTCGATCGTCGAGGGCGCGCGGGACCGCGAGGTGTCGGAGCGCATCCGGATGCGGATGACCGACTCGGACGCCGAGGGGATACTCGTCCACAAGGGCGGCGAGGTGATCCACCGCGACTCGAAGATCAGCGAGAAGGGGGTCATCTTCACCGACTTGAGGAGTGCGCTCCGTGAGCACGAGGACCTCGTTCGCGAGCACCTCTACAGCGCCGTCAACGCCGGGCAGAGCAAGTACACCGCCCTCAACTCGGCGTTCTGGGAGAACGGCACCTTCGTCTACGTTCCGAGTGGTGTCGAGGTGGCACTGCCCCTGGGTGCCTTCACCACCGCCGACAGCGGCGGCCTCGTGAACGGGCGAACTCTCGTGGTCGTCGGTTCCAATGCCAAGGTCACCTACCTCGATGAGTACACCAGCGAGCCGATCGGCGAGCGGCACTTCTACAACGGAGCGACCGAGATCATCCTCGAGGGTGGCGCCAAGCTGCGCTACGTCGCGCTCCAGAACTGGAGCCGCGATGTCGTTCACATGAACCGCATCAGGGCGCATCTGGCCCGCGACAGTCGGCTCGAGAGCCTGAGCGTGAGCCTGGGCGCCAACACCGCGCGAGCCGAGGTCGAGAGCCGACTCGAGGGGCCGGGTGCCGACAGCGAGATGCTGGGTCTCTACTTCGCCGACAAAGGTCAGCATTTCAACCAGTACACGCTGCAGCACCACGCCTCCCACCATGCCAGGAGCGACCTGCTCTTCAAGGGTGCCCTGCGTGACGCCTCGACCGCCGTCTACTCGGGCGTCATCCGCGTCGACGAGGGTGCTCAGAAGACGGACGCATACCAGACCAACCGGAACCTGCTGCTCGATCGCGATTCAGAAGCGGTGTCCATCCCGCAGCTGGAGATCGGCGCCAACGACGTGAGGTGCTCCCACGGTTCCACCACCGGCCCCGTCCCCGAGGACCAGCGCTTCTACCTGATGAGTCGCGGCCTGCCGCCCGAACTCGCCGAGCATGTGCTCGTCACCGGCTTCCTCTACGAGGTGATGAGCCGCGTTACCCTGCCGAAAGTGGCGCAGTACGTCGAGCGGGTGGTGCAGGCCAAGCTGGGCGTGCCGGGCGTGAAGGAGAAGCTCTGA
- a CDS encoding non-heme iron oxygenase ferredoxin subunit — translation MTETRVEVGATESFPEGSVTAVSVGGQSLVVIRQDGEFFAVPDQCTHEKYPLSNGELLDGKIKCIKHGATFDLRTGRATLPAVKKLRLFDTAVEDGKVYVVMQEA, via the coding sequence GTGACCGAGACGAGAGTCGAAGTCGGAGCGACCGAGAGCTTCCCTGAAGGTAGCGTCACGGCGGTGAGCGTCGGGGGCCAGAGTCTGGTCGTGATCCGTCAGGATGGCGAGTTCTTCGCCGTTCCCGACCAGTGCACCCACGAGAAGTACCCGCTATCCAACGGCGAACTGCTCGACGGGAAGATCAAGTGCATAAAGCACGGCGCTACCTTCGACTTGCGCACCGGAAGGGCGACCCTGCCCGCGGTGAAGAAGCTGAGGCTGTTCGACACCGCTGTCGAGGACGGCAAGGTCTACGTGGTGATGCAGGAGGCCTAA
- a CDS encoding MarC family protein: MDIGNSVWSAAALLFFVMDPFGNSPLVLSLLRDVDASRRRFIVFRELLIALAVLVLFLFVGQDILGFLGLQQQSVAIAGGIVLGVIGLRMVFPRPEGVMGRQIGGEPFIVPLAIPLIAGPSAMAMVILMSRTEPEAMGKWISALLIAWIGTAAVLMAAPLLYKVLRERGLVAIERLMGMLLIMLAVQLVVDGVTAL; the protein is encoded by the coding sequence ATGGACATCGGCAACAGCGTGTGGTCCGCGGCTGCACTGCTCTTCTTCGTGATGGATCCGTTCGGGAACTCTCCGCTGGTGCTCTCGCTGCTCAGGGATGTCGATGCGTCGCGCCGCCGTTTCATCGTCTTCCGCGAACTGCTGATCGCTCTCGCCGTGCTCGTCCTCTTCCTCTTCGTCGGTCAGGACATCCTCGGCTTCCTGGGCCTGCAACAGCAGTCGGTCGCGATCGCGGGCGGCATCGTGCTCGGGGTCATCGGGCTGCGGATGGTATTCCCGCGCCCGGAAGGTGTGATGGGGCGGCAGATCGGCGGCGAGCCTTTCATCGTGCCGCTCGCCATCCCGCTCATCGCCGGGCCATCGGCGATGGCCATGGTCATCCTCATGTCGAGGACCGAGCCGGAAGCCATGGGCAAGTGGATCTCGGCGCTGCTGATCGCCTGGATCGGGACCGCTGCGGTCCTGATGGCCGCCCCGCTCCTCTACAAGGTCCTGCGCGAGCGCGGCCTGGTCGCTATCGAGCGGCTCATGGGGATGCTGCTGATCATGTTGGCCGTGCAACTGGTCGTGGATGGCGTGACCGCGCTGTGA
- a CDS encoding S-layer homology domain-containing protein, producing the protein MKRLTTILFALLLLNAASAQQELGDVPDDHWAADAVQRMVELGIIQGFPDGTFRGNEAFTRYQAALVIDRVLDVLEDQRQAAQVLGEEDIEVLQNAIDELRAGFEDLDRRVATLEQEEDQPTVQSAEVEQLRAQVEALSTELEELRAQIEEGELQGPPGPPGPAGPQGPQGPPGPAGPEGPPGPEGPQGPPGPPGPPGPAGPAAEVAPRPEVPPVVEVEEPEPIRPAGQVEGFHLGVAAVSELNDRVPARFIMGYSRLIGPIGIRASVDYGRQSPIDQGTLAFAGHLTYRIGMGPRLSSYLGAGGGYQLNLMDWYQANDGPFASALLGVEYSLNDSMGLFVEGMADYYFNTPPIVGEYQYDQFYPTVALGLNLRF; encoded by the coding sequence ATGAAACGACTGACAACGATACTTTTCGCTTTGCTCCTGTTGAACGCGGCTTCCGCTCAACAGGAGCTAGGGGACGTGCCCGACGACCATTGGGCTGCGGATGCGGTGCAGCGCATGGTCGAGCTGGGCATCATCCAAGGTTTCCCTGACGGAACCTTCCGCGGGAACGAAGCGTTCACCCGCTATCAGGCGGCGCTCGTGATCGACAGGGTGCTCGACGTCCTCGAGGACCAGCGACAGGCCGCTCAGGTGCTCGGCGAGGAAGACATCGAGGTGCTGCAGAACGCCATCGACGAGTTGCGGGCCGGTTTCGAGGACCTCGATCGCAGAGTCGCTACACTCGAACAGGAGGAGGACCAACCAACGGTCCAGTCGGCCGAAGTCGAGCAGTTGCGAGCCCAGGTAGAGGCGCTCAGCACCGAACTGGAAGAGTTGCGGGCCCAGATCGAAGAAGGTGAACTGCAGGGGCCACCGGGACCTCCTGGACCGGCGGGACCGCAGGGTCCCCAAGGTCCGCCCGGACCCGCCGGGCCCGAGGGACCACCCGGACCGGAGGGCCCGCAGGGACCGCCAGGACCACCAGGACCCCCGGGGCCGGCAGGTCCGGCAGCCGAGGTCGCGCCCCGACCCGAAGTGCCGCCAGTAGTCGAGGTCGAGGAACCGGAGCCCATCCGTCCCGCCGGCCAGGTCGAAGGGTTCCACCTGGGGGTAGCAGCGGTGAGCGAGCTCAACGACCGCGTGCCGGCAAGGTTCATCATGGGGTACAGCCGTCTCATCGGGCCGATCGGCATACGAGCCAGCGTCGACTACGGGCGTCAGAGCCCGATCGACCAGGGGACACTCGCTTTCGCCGGTCACCTCACCTACCGGATCGGCATGGGGCCCCGACTGTCGAGCTACCTCGGCGCGGGCGGCGGCTACCAGCTCAACCTGATGGACTGGTACCAGGCGAACGACGGGCCGTTCGCGAGCGCCCTGCTGGGCGTCGAGTACTCGCTCAACGACTCGATGGGCCTGTTCGTCGAGGGGATGGCCGACTACTACTTCAACACCCCGCCCATCGTGGGCGAATATCAGTACGACCAGTTCTACCCGACGGTCGCGCTCGGCTTGAACCTGCGCTTCTAG
- the ispF gene encoding 2-C-methyl-D-erythritol 2,4-cyclodiphosphate synthase, translating into MPTMQRIGYGEDSHRLVTGRKLLVGGVEIEGSPRGPEAHSDGDVLLHALADALLSAFALGDIGRLFPPADERYRDIPGREIVREVLRRLRRLGGKIEFNNVAAVITLDEPKLGEQRDAIEKRLCSLLGLDSGRVGVTFKTSEGAAPDHIQARVTVLLSSDVK; encoded by the coding sequence ATGCCAACCATGCAGAGGATCGGCTACGGCGAGGACAGCCACCGGCTCGTGACGGGGCGCAAGCTCCTCGTGGGCGGGGTGGAGATCGAAGGGAGTCCCCGAGGTCCGGAGGCGCATTCCGACGGTGACGTGCTCCTGCACGCCCTCGCCGACGCGCTCCTGTCGGCTTTCGCCCTCGGCGACATCGGTCGCCTGTTCCCACCGGCCGACGAGCGCTACCGCGACATCCCGGGCCGCGAGATCGTGCGCGAGGTCCTGAGGCGGCTACGTCGGCTGGGTGGCAAGATCGAGTTCAACAACGTCGCCGCGGTCATCACCCTCGACGAGCCCAAGCTGGGCGAGCAGCGCGACGCGATAGAGAAGCGGCTGTGCAGTCTCCTGGGTCTCGATTCGGGACGGGTGGGGGTGACGTTCAAGACCAGCGAAGGGGCCGCTCCCGATCACATCCAGGCCCGGGTCACCGTCCTGCTGTCGAGTGACGTGAAGTAG
- a CDS encoding DMT family transporter, with protein MSRAGGILVLVCITLVWGTTFVVIKDALDTISVPLLLAVRFSLAALLLGWVRVERRALGPAMILGVLAFLGFASQTIGIDLTSASKAAFITGLSVILTPLISSVWFRNRIAPRAYLAAAVALGGLALMSSTGASGVNAGDVWLLGTALSYALYIVYLGQVAADLPVLSLAGAQHWPMALLAWVWALPQVGQLGKVPLATYGAIVYLALVATALVAVLQAYAQKVVPAHVAALIFLLEPVFAALFAFLLLGERLGPLGWLGGVLVVVAMLISELPRRRRGWPSREQDR; from the coding sequence ATGTCCCGTGCCGGTGGGATCCTCGTCCTGGTCTGCATCACGCTGGTGTGGGGAACGACCTTCGTCGTCATCAAGGACGCCCTCGACACGATCTCGGTACCGCTCCTGTTGGCCGTGCGATTCAGCCTCGCCGCGCTGCTCCTCGGCTGGGTTCGCGTCGAACGCCGTGCTCTCGGTCCCGCGATGATCCTCGGCGTCCTCGCATTCCTGGGCTTCGCCAGCCAGACGATCGGCATCGACCTCACCTCGGCCTCCAAGGCAGCCTTCATCACCGGGCTGTCGGTGATCCTCACGCCGCTGATAAGTTCCGTCTGGTTCAGGAACAGGATCGCCCCTCGGGCCTACCTCGCAGCGGCAGTGGCTCTGGGCGGCCTGGCGCTGATGAGTTCCACCGGAGCCAGCGGGGTCAACGCCGGCGACGTCTGGCTGCTGGGCACCGCTCTCTCGTACGCCCTCTACATCGTCTACCTGGGCCAGGTCGCCGCCGACCTCCCGGTCCTCTCGCTGGCCGGGGCGCAGCACTGGCCGATGGCGCTGCTCGCCTGGGTCTGGGCGCTTCCGCAGGTCGGCCAGCTGGGTAAGGTGCCGCTGGCCACGTACGGCGCTATCGTCTACCTGGCGCTGGTCGCGACCGCGCTCGTCGCAGTCCTGCAGGCTTACGCTCAGAAGGTCGTTCCGGCGCACGTGGCCGCGCTCATCTTCCTGCTGGAACCGGTTTTCGCGGCCCTGTTCGCGTTCCTGCTGCTCGGTGAACGCCTGGGGCCCCTCGGCTGGCTGGGTGGCGTGCTGGTGGTCGTGGCCATGCTCATCAGTGAGCTGCCCAGGCGCAGGCGTGGTTGGCCGAGCAGGGAGCAGGACAGGTGA
- the acs gene encoding acetate--CoA ligase, which translates to MSENIESILQEERRFEPSDEFRSRAKFNDPQEYERLYRQSLDEPDEFWGKVASELHWFRRWDQVTRWNEPFVEWFVGGTTNLAYNCLDYQIEQGRGDKVAFYWEGEPGDKRTITYRDMLTEVSKLANVLKSKGIKKGDRVAIYMPMIPEAAAAMLACARIGATHSVVFGGFSSTALADRIQDAQAKAVITADGGHRRGSVLPLKPAVDEALERCPSVETAIVVKRAGNDVNMVSGRDFWYHDLMEGASDECPAEPLDSEHPLYILYTSGSTGKPKGVLHTTGGYQTYIYLTTKHVFDLQEDDVFWCTADVGWVTGHSYIVYGPMSNGATQVMYEGAPTYPAPDRFWDIIERYGVTIFYTAPTAIRAFIKLGEEHPGKHDLSSLRLIGTVGEPINPEAWTWYRRVIGGDRCPVIDTWWQTETGGVMITTLPAVHDAKPGSAGVPFFGIEPAVVDMQGNELPANEGGYLVVKRPWPSMLRTVYGDDERFKRQYWGEIPHVYFAGDGARRDEEGYFWIMGRVDDVVNVSGHRLGTMEVESALVSHDDVAEAAVVGKPHDVKGQAIVAFVTLEGDLKGSDELAAELRNHVAKEIGAIAKPDEIRFADALPKTRSGKIMRRLLRSIAAGKEESGDISTLEDKGVVEQLMRAH; encoded by the coding sequence ATGTCGGAGAACATCGAATCCATCCTTCAGGAGGAACGTCGCTTCGAGCCCTCGGACGAGTTCCGTTCGCGGGCGAAGTTCAACGATCCCCAGGAGTACGAACGCCTCTACCGCCAGTCGCTGGATGAGCCCGACGAGTTCTGGGGCAAGGTCGCCTCGGAGCTCCACTGGTTCCGTCGTTGGGATCAGGTGACCCGATGGAACGAGCCGTTCGTGGAGTGGTTCGTCGGAGGCACCACCAACCTCGCCTACAACTGCCTCGATTATCAGATCGAACAGGGGCGGGGCGACAAGGTGGCCTTCTACTGGGAGGGCGAACCGGGCGACAAGCGCACTATCACCTACCGCGACATGCTTACCGAGGTCTCGAAGCTCGCCAACGTCCTCAAGTCGAAGGGGATCAAGAAGGGTGACCGCGTCGCCATCTACATGCCGATGATCCCCGAGGCCGCTGCGGCCATGCTCGCCTGCGCCAGGATCGGGGCGACCCACTCGGTCGTGTTCGGCGGCTTCAGTTCGACGGCGCTCGCCGACCGGATCCAGGACGCTCAGGCCAAGGCCGTCATCACCGCCGACGGCGGCCACCGGCGTGGCAGCGTACTGCCCCTCAAGCCGGCGGTCGACGAGGCGTTGGAGCGTTGCCCCAGCGTCGAAACGGCGATCGTGGTGAAGCGCGCCGGCAACGACGTGAACATGGTCTCCGGCCGAGACTTCTGGTACCACGATCTGATGGAGGGCGCCTCGGACGAGTGTCCGGCCGAGCCGCTCGACTCGGAGCACCCGCTCTACATCCTCTACACCTCCGGCTCTACCGGCAAGCCCAAGGGCGTGCTCCACACGACCGGGGGCTATCAGACCTACATCTACCTGACCACGAAGCACGTGTTCGACCTGCAGGAGGACGACGTTTTCTGGTGCACCGCCGATGTCGGCTGGGTCACCGGGCACTCCTACATCGTCTACGGCCCGATGAGCAACGGCGCAACCCAGGTGATGTACGAGGGAGCGCCCACCTACCCGGCGCCCGACCGCTTCTGGGACATCATCGAGCGTTACGGCGTGACGATCTTCTACACCGCGCCCACGGCCATCCGGGCCTTCATCAAGCTCGGTGAGGAGCACCCCGGGAAGCACGACCTCTCCTCACTAAGGCTCATCGGTACCGTCGGTGAACCGATAAACCCCGAGGCGTGGACCTGGTACCGGCGCGTCATCGGCGGCGACCGCTGTCCCGTGATCGATACCTGGTGGCAAACGGAGACCGGCGGCGTGATGATCACCACCCTGCCTGCCGTCCACGACGCCAAGCCTGGCTCGGCGGGCGTGCCCTTCTTCGGCATCGAACCGGCCGTGGTCGACATGCAGGGGAACGAACTGCCTGCCAACGAGGGCGGTTACCTGGTGGTGAAGCGGCCCTGGCCCAGCATGCTGCGCACGGTCTACGGTGACGACGAGCGGTTCAAGCGTCAGTACTGGGGCGAGATCCCTCACGTCTACTTCGCCGGCGACGGCGCGCGTCGCGACGAAGAGGGTTACTTCTGGATCATGGGGCGGGTCGACGACGTGGTGAACGTCTCGGGCCACCGGCTGGGCACCATGGAGGTGGAGTCCGCTCTGGTCTCCCACGACGATGTCGCCGAGGCGGCCGTGGTGGGCAAGCCGCACGACGTAAAGGGCCAGGCGATCGTCGCCTTCGTGACGCTGGAGGGCGACCTGAAAGGCTCCGACGAACTCGCGGCGGAACTACGCAACCACGTAGCCAAGGAGATCGGCGCGATCGCCAAGCCCGACGAGATCCGGTTCGCCGACGCGCTGCCCAAGACGCGTAGCGGCAAGATCATGCGTCGCCTGCTGCGCAGCATCGCCGCCGGCAAGGAGGAGAGCGGCGACATCTCGACCCTCGAGGACAAGGGCGTCGTGGAGCAGTTGATGCGGGCACACTGA
- a CDS encoding substrate-binding protein: MAKSRDRKKAPSERATLENEEQRIEEQSVDEQKPKRAISRRSFLKTGVGTAGGLFLASRLGGSFARAQDYPALGNFPVRGSTVVFGFNVPQTGSYADEGADELRAYELAVRHLNEGGGILETMQPLALTGQGVLGKRVDFVTGDTQTDPDAARASARRMIERDGVIMFSGGSSSAVAIAQQYLAQEAGVIFMVGLSHSNDTTGKDRRRYGFRHFFNAYMSGQALGPILAQEYGNDRRAFHLTADYTWGHTQLESMRNSTESQGWTTARNIMTPLGLQDYSQYLTAFLNSDADVLILNHYGQDMVNSLTQAVRFGIKDMDRNGKQVQIVVPLYSRLMASGAGDAIEGIFGSTNWSWKMDDPGSQAFTQAFEAEYGQPPSQAAQTAYVQTILYADAAERAGTFYPPEVIRALEDHDIQGIGPGTTTYRGCDHQAFHDMLVVQGKSPSERENEFDLLETVAQIDRDSVMYECDFFPGELGPYKDE, encoded by the coding sequence ATGGCGAAGTCCCGTGACAGGAAGAAAGCCCCGTCCGAGAGAGCAACGCTCGAGAACGAAGAGCAGAGGATCGAAGAGCAGAGTGTCGATGAACAGAAGCCGAAACGCGCGATAAGCCGCCGCTCGTTCTTGAAGACGGGCGTCGGAACGGCCGGTGGCCTGTTCCTCGCCAGCCGACTGGGTGGATCGTTCGCACGAGCGCAGGACTATCCGGCGCTCGGCAATTTCCCGGTTCGGGGCAGCACCGTAGTCTTCGGCTTCAACGTGCCGCAGACCGGCTCCTACGCCGACGAGGGCGCCGACGAGCTGCGGGCGTACGAACTCGCGGTGAGGCACCTCAACGAGGGAGGCGGGATCCTGGAGACGATGCAGCCCCTCGCTCTCACCGGCCAAGGGGTGCTGGGCAAGCGGGTCGACTTCGTCACCGGCGACACCCAGACGGATCCCGACGCCGCTCGAGCTTCCGCCCGGCGGATGATCGAGCGTGACGGTGTGATCATGTTCTCGGGCGGCTCGAGCTCGGCAGTCGCCATCGCGCAGCAGTACCTGGCCCAGGAGGCCGGCGTGATCTTCATGGTGGGCCTCTCCCACTCGAACGACACCACCGGCAAGGATCGCCGCCGTTACGGCTTCCGGCATTTCTTCAACGCCTACATGTCGGGTCAGGCCCTTGGCCCGATCCTTGCCCAGGAGTACGGCAACGACCGGCGCGCCTTCCACCTCACCGCCGACTACACCTGGGGCCACACTCAGCTGGAGTCGATGCGCAACTCCACCGAATCGCAAGGTTGGACCACGGCGCGCAACATCATGACGCCGCTGGGCCTGCAGGATTACAGCCAGTACCTGACCGCTTTCCTCAACAGCGACGCCGACGTCCTGATCCTCAACCATTACGGGCAGGACATGGTCAACTCGCTCACCCAGGCGGTTCGCTTCGGCATCAAGGACATGGATCGGAACGGCAAGCAGGTGCAGATCGTGGTGCCGCTCTACAGCCGACTGATGGCCAGCGGCGCCGGTGACGCCATCGAAGGGATCTTCGGCAGCACCAACTGGAGCTGGAAGATGGACGACCCTGGCTCCCAGGCGTTCACGCAGGCGTTCGAAGCCGAGTACGGCCAGCCTCCCTCCCAGGCGGCCCAGACCGCTTACGTGCAGACGATCCTCTACGCCGATGCCGCCGAGCGGGCCGGCACCTTCTACCCGCCGGAGGTCATCCGCGCTCTCGAGGATCACGACATCCAGGGCATCGGCCCGGGCACAACGACCTACCGCGGCTGCGATCACCAGGCGTTCCACGACATGCTCGTGGTGCAGGGCAAGTCGCCCTCCGAGCGGGAGAACGAGTTCGACCTGCTCGAGACAGTGGCGCAGATCGACCGCGACAGCGTGATGTACGAGTGCGACTTCTTCCCGGGAGAGCTCGGTCCGTACAAGGACGAGTAA